One segment of Setaria viridis chromosome 4, Setaria_viridis_v4.0, whole genome shotgun sequence DNA contains the following:
- the LOC117852195 gene encoding probable alpha-glucosidase Os06g0675700 isoform X1 — protein sequence MAMTAPPLLLCLVLCLCCCAACLRADEGRRQLPAGGGYSVRAVAVDKGGARLRAELVAADDAGGGRGSASAAYGEDVRKLDVYASLETDSRLHVRITDAEHPRWEVPQDIIPRKAPRDIVLDASTGASPRSRVLSAATSDLTFTLHASPFRFTVSRRSSGDVLFDTSPSVFFKDRYLELTTALPAAQASLYGLGEHTKRTFRLQRNDTFTLWNADIAAGNVNLNLYGSHPFYLDVRSASPAGAGNGAGAAHGVLLLNSNGMDIEYGGSYLTYRVIGGVLDFYFFAGPAPLDVVDQYTQLIGRPAPMPYWSFGFHQCRYGYKNVADLEGVVAGYAKARIPLEVMWTDIDYMDAFKDFTLDPLNFPAGPMRQFVDRLHRNGQKYVVILDPGINVNETYGTFIRGMQQDVFLKWNGTNYLGKVWPGNVYFPDFLNPRAAAFWAREISLFRRTLPVDGLWIDMNEISNFVDPPPLDALDDPPYRINNSGVRRPINNKTVPASAVHFGGVREYDAHNLYGLLEARATNAALRADTGRRPFVLSRSTFVGSGRYTAHWTGDNAATWDDLHYSINTMLSFGLFGIPMVGADICGFSGDTTEELCSRWIQLGAFYPFARDHSAIGTVRRELYLWETVARSARKALGLRYRLLPYLYTLMHEAHATGAPIARPLFFSYPKDVQTYGVDRQFLLGRGVLVSPVLEPGATAVDAYFPAGRWFSLFDYSLAVASATGKRVTLPAPADTVNVHVAGGNILPLQMPALTTSRARQTVFHLLVALAEDGSADGELFLDDGESPEMAGPRGQWSLVRFTCKAGRGGATVRSHVLHDSYGPSRKLVIGKVVFLGLRSPAPPRELAVYVNGVRTANSTGRAQGYRMSGALGAAHVAGLSLPVGKEFELKVVMS from the exons ATGGCGATGACGGCCCCGCCGCTGTTACTCTGCCTCGTGCTGTGCCTCTGCTGCTGCGCGGCTTGCCTGCGCGCCGACGAGGGCCGGCGCCAGCTCCCTGCCGGCGGCGGGTACAGCGTCCGGGCCGTCGCGGTGGACAAGGGAGGGGCGCGGCTCCGCGCCGAGCTCgtcgcggccgacgacgccggcggcggtcgcggcaGTGCGTCCGCGGCGTACGGCGAGGACGTGCGGAAGCTCGATGTGTATGCCAG cctTGAGACGGACAGCCGGCTGCACGTCCGCATCACCGACGCCGAACACCCTCGATGGGAGGTCCCCCAGGACATCATCCCCCGCAAGGCGCCGCGTGACATCGTCCTCGACGCGAGCACGGGCGCCTCGCCACGCAGCCGCGTCCTCTCCGCGGCGACCTCCGACCTGACCTTCACCCTCCACGCCTCCCCGTTCCGCTTCACCGTCTCCCGCCGCTCCTCGGGGGACGTCCTCTTCGACACCTCCCCGAGCGTCTTCTTCAAGGACCGGTACCTCGAGCTCACCAcggccctccccgccgcccaagCGTCGCTCTACGGGCTCGGGGAGCACACCAAGCGCACGTTCCGGCTGCAGCGCAACGACACGTTCACGCTCTGGAACGCCGACATCGCCGCCGGCAACGTCAACCTCAATCTCTACGGGTCCCACCCGTTCTACCTCGACGTGCGCTCGGcgtcccccgccggcgccgggaacggcgccggcgcggcgcatgGCGTGCTCCTGCTCAACAGCAACGGCATGGACATCGAGTACGGCGGGTCGTACCTCACGTACAGGGTCATCGGCGGCGTGCTCGACTTCTACTTCTTCGCCGGCCCGGCACCCCTCGACGTCGTCGACCAGTACACCCAGCTCATCGGCCGCCCGGCCCCCATGCCGTACTGGTCATTCG GGTTCCACCAGTGCAGGTACGGGTACAAGAACGTTGCTGACCTGGAAGGCGTGGTGGCCGGCTACGCCAAGGCCAGGATCCCGCTGGAGGTGATGTGGACGGACATCGATTACATGGACGCGTTCAAGGACTTCACCCTGGACCCGCTGAACTTCCCGGCCGGCCCGATGCGGCAGTTCGTCGACCGCCTTCACCGGAACGGCCAGAAATACGTCGTCATCCTAGACCCAG GGATCAACGTGAACGAGACGTACGGGACGTTCATCCGGGGGATGCAGCAGGACGTGTTCCTGAAGTGGAACGGCACCAACTACCTCGGCAAGGTGTGGCCGGGCAACGTCTACTTCCCGGACTTCCTCaacccgcgcgccgccgcgttctGGGCGCGGGAGATCTCCCTGTTCCGGCGGACGCTCCCCGTCGACGGGCTCTGGATCGACATGAACGAGATCTCCAACTTcgtcgacccgccgccgctggacgCACTGGACGACCCGCCGTACCGCATCAACAACTCCGGCGTGCGCCGCCCCATCAACAACAAGACCGTGCCGGCGTCCGCGGTGCACTTCGGCGGCGTCCGCGAGTACGACGCGCACAACCTCTACGGCCTCCTCGAGGCGCGAGCCACGAACGCCGCGCTGCGCGCCgacaccggccgccgccccttcgTGCTCAGCCGGTCCACGTTCGTCGGCTCCGGCCGCTACACCGCGCACTGGACCGGCGACAACGCCGCCACGTGGGACGACCTCCACTACTCCATCAACACCATGCTCAGCTTCGGGCTCTTCGGCATCCCCATGGTCGGCGCCGACATCTGCGGCTTCAGCGGCGACACCACCGAGGAGCTCTGCAGCCGCTGGATCCAG CTTGGCGCCTTCTACCCGTTCGCGAGGGACCACTCGGCGATCGGCACCGTCCGGCGGGAGCTGTACCTGTGGGAGACGGTGGCGCGGTCGGCGAGGAAGGCGCTCGGCCTGCGCTACCGGTTGCTGCCGTACCTGTACACGTTGATGCACGAGGCGCACGCCACGGGGGCTCCCATCGCGCGGCCGCTCTTCTTCTCCTACCCCAAGGACGTGCAAACCTACGGGGTGGACCGCCAGTTCCTGCTCGGCCGCGGCGTGCTCGTGTCGCCGGTGCTCGAGCCGGGGGCAACCGCCGTCGATGCCTACTTCCCCGCTGGCCGGTGGTTCAGCCTCTTCGACTactccctcgccgtcgcctcgGCCACCGGCAAGCGCGTGACGCTCCCGGCCCCCGCCGACACGGTGAACGTGCACGTCGCCGGCGGCAACATACTGCCGCTGCAGATGCCGGCGCTGACCACGTCGCGCGCGCGCCAGACCGTGTTCCACCTCCTGGTCGCGCTCGCCGAGGACGGCTCGGCGGACGGGGAGCTGTTCCTGGACGACGGCGAGTCGCCGGAGATGGCCGGGCCGCGGGGCCAGTGGAGCCTGGTGCGGTTCACCTGCaaggcggggcgcggcggcgccacggTGAGGTCGCACGTGCTGCACGACTCGTACGGGCCGAGCCGGAAGCTGGTCATCGGGAAGGTGGTGTTCCTGGGCctgcgctcgccggcgccgccgagggagCTCGCCGTGTACGTCAACGGCGTCAGGACGGCCAACTCGACCGGCCGCGCCCAGGGGTACCGGATGAGCGGGGCGCTCGGCGCCGCCCACGTGGCGGGGCTGTCGCTGCCCGTCGGCAAGGAGTTCGAGCTCAAGGTTGTCATGTCATAA
- the LOC117852195 gene encoding probable alpha-glucosidase Os06g0675700 isoform X2, giving the protein MGSTPPPSTAHTRVAVLLLLFLLAVVPWPGAAAQGGYRVMSVAGGGGQLSARLELAGDGEKAELGPDVQRLSLTASLETDSRLHVRITDAEHPRWEVPQDIIPRKAPRDIVLDASTGASPRSRVLSAATSDLTFTLHASPFRFTVSRRSSGDVLFDTSPSVFFKDRYLELTTALPAAQASLYGLGEHTKRTFRLQRNDTFTLWNADIAAGNVNLNLYGSHPFYLDVRSASPAGAGNGAGAAHGVLLLNSNGMDIEYGGSYLTYRVIGGVLDFYFFAGPAPLDVVDQYTQLIGRPAPMPYWSFGFHQCRYGYKNVADLEGVVAGYAKARIPLEVMWTDIDYMDAFKDFTLDPLNFPAGPMRQFVDRLHRNGQKYVVILDPGINVNETYGTFIRGMQQDVFLKWNGTNYLGKVWPGNVYFPDFLNPRAAAFWAREISLFRRTLPVDGLWIDMNEISNFVDPPPLDALDDPPYRINNSGVRRPINNKTVPASAVHFGGVREYDAHNLYGLLEARATNAALRADTGRRPFVLSRSTFVGSGRYTAHWTGDNAATWDDLHYSINTMLSFGLFGIPMVGADICGFSGDTTEELCSRWIQLGAFYPFARDHSAIGTVRRELYLWETVARSARKALGLRYRLLPYLYTLMHEAHATGAPIARPLFFSYPKDVQTYGVDRQFLLGRGVLVSPVLEPGATAVDAYFPAGRWFSLFDYSLAVASATGKRVTLPAPADTVNVHVAGGNILPLQMPALTTSRARQTVFHLLVALAEDGSADGELFLDDGESPEMAGPRGQWSLVRFTCKAGRGGATVRSHVLHDSYGPSRKLVIGKVVFLGLRSPAPPRELAVYVNGVRTANSTGRAQGYRMSGALGAAHVAGLSLPVGKEFELKVVMS; this is encoded by the exons ATGgggtcgacgccgccgccgtcgaccgcgCACACGcgcgtcgccgtcctcctcctcctcttcctcctcgccgtcgtcccgTGGCCCGGTGCGGCCGCCCAGGGAGGTTACCGCGTCATGTCTGTCGCCGGGGGCGGGGGTCAGCTGTCCGCGCGGctggagctcgccggcgacggcgagaagGCCGAGCTCGGGCCCGACGTCCAGAGGCTCAGCCTAACCGCCAG cctTGAGACGGACAGCCGGCTGCACGTCCGCATCACCGACGCCGAACACCCTCGATGGGAGGTCCCCCAGGACATCATCCCCCGCAAGGCGCCGCGTGACATCGTCCTCGACGCGAGCACGGGCGCCTCGCCACGCAGCCGCGTCCTCTCCGCGGCGACCTCCGACCTGACCTTCACCCTCCACGCCTCCCCGTTCCGCTTCACCGTCTCCCGCCGCTCCTCGGGGGACGTCCTCTTCGACACCTCCCCGAGCGTCTTCTTCAAGGACCGGTACCTCGAGCTCACCAcggccctccccgccgcccaagCGTCGCTCTACGGGCTCGGGGAGCACACCAAGCGCACGTTCCGGCTGCAGCGCAACGACACGTTCACGCTCTGGAACGCCGACATCGCCGCCGGCAACGTCAACCTCAATCTCTACGGGTCCCACCCGTTCTACCTCGACGTGCGCTCGGcgtcccccgccggcgccgggaacggcgccggcgcggcgcatgGCGTGCTCCTGCTCAACAGCAACGGCATGGACATCGAGTACGGCGGGTCGTACCTCACGTACAGGGTCATCGGCGGCGTGCTCGACTTCTACTTCTTCGCCGGCCCGGCACCCCTCGACGTCGTCGACCAGTACACCCAGCTCATCGGCCGCCCGGCCCCCATGCCGTACTGGTCATTCG GGTTCCACCAGTGCAGGTACGGGTACAAGAACGTTGCTGACCTGGAAGGCGTGGTGGCCGGCTACGCCAAGGCCAGGATCCCGCTGGAGGTGATGTGGACGGACATCGATTACATGGACGCGTTCAAGGACTTCACCCTGGACCCGCTGAACTTCCCGGCCGGCCCGATGCGGCAGTTCGTCGACCGCCTTCACCGGAACGGCCAGAAATACGTCGTCATCCTAGACCCAG GGATCAACGTGAACGAGACGTACGGGACGTTCATCCGGGGGATGCAGCAGGACGTGTTCCTGAAGTGGAACGGCACCAACTACCTCGGCAAGGTGTGGCCGGGCAACGTCTACTTCCCGGACTTCCTCaacccgcgcgccgccgcgttctGGGCGCGGGAGATCTCCCTGTTCCGGCGGACGCTCCCCGTCGACGGGCTCTGGATCGACATGAACGAGATCTCCAACTTcgtcgacccgccgccgctggacgCACTGGACGACCCGCCGTACCGCATCAACAACTCCGGCGTGCGCCGCCCCATCAACAACAAGACCGTGCCGGCGTCCGCGGTGCACTTCGGCGGCGTCCGCGAGTACGACGCGCACAACCTCTACGGCCTCCTCGAGGCGCGAGCCACGAACGCCGCGCTGCGCGCCgacaccggccgccgccccttcgTGCTCAGCCGGTCCACGTTCGTCGGCTCCGGCCGCTACACCGCGCACTGGACCGGCGACAACGCCGCCACGTGGGACGACCTCCACTACTCCATCAACACCATGCTCAGCTTCGGGCTCTTCGGCATCCCCATGGTCGGCGCCGACATCTGCGGCTTCAGCGGCGACACCACCGAGGAGCTCTGCAGCCGCTGGATCCAG CTTGGCGCCTTCTACCCGTTCGCGAGGGACCACTCGGCGATCGGCACCGTCCGGCGGGAGCTGTACCTGTGGGAGACGGTGGCGCGGTCGGCGAGGAAGGCGCTCGGCCTGCGCTACCGGTTGCTGCCGTACCTGTACACGTTGATGCACGAGGCGCACGCCACGGGGGCTCCCATCGCGCGGCCGCTCTTCTTCTCCTACCCCAAGGACGTGCAAACCTACGGGGTGGACCGCCAGTTCCTGCTCGGCCGCGGCGTGCTCGTGTCGCCGGTGCTCGAGCCGGGGGCAACCGCCGTCGATGCCTACTTCCCCGCTGGCCGGTGGTTCAGCCTCTTCGACTactccctcgccgtcgcctcgGCCACCGGCAAGCGCGTGACGCTCCCGGCCCCCGCCGACACGGTGAACGTGCACGTCGCCGGCGGCAACATACTGCCGCTGCAGATGCCGGCGCTGACCACGTCGCGCGCGCGCCAGACCGTGTTCCACCTCCTGGTCGCGCTCGCCGAGGACGGCTCGGCGGACGGGGAGCTGTTCCTGGACGACGGCGAGTCGCCGGAGATGGCCGGGCCGCGGGGCCAGTGGAGCCTGGTGCGGTTCACCTGCaaggcggggcgcggcggcgccacggTGAGGTCGCACGTGCTGCACGACTCGTACGGGCCGAGCCGGAAGCTGGTCATCGGGAAGGTGGTGTTCCTGGGCctgcgctcgccggcgccgccgagggagCTCGCCGTGTACGTCAACGGCGTCAGGACGGCCAACTCGACCGGCCGCGCCCAGGGGTACCGGATGAGCGGGGCGCTCGGCGCCGCCCACGTGGCGGGGCTGTCGCTGCCCGTCGGCAAGGAGTTCGAGCTCAAGGTTGTCATGTCATAA
- the LOC117852197 gene encoding NAC domain-containing protein 21/22 has protein sequence MAMNSLSMVEARLPPGFRFHPRDDELVLDYLAKKLGGGGGGGGAAVVSIYGCPTMVDVDLNKCEPWDLPDIACIGGKEWYFYSLRDRKYATGQRTNRATDSGYWKATGKDRPISRKGLLVGMRKTLVFYQGRAPKGKKTEWVMHEFRMEGQGDPMKLPFKEDWVLCRVFYKSRATIAKPPTESSSYNIDAATTSLPPLIDNYNISFDQPGSVQNLEGYEQVPCFSNNPSHQPSSSMNAPLSSSAMADQAEQHMAGKSIKDVLMSQFSRFEGNVVKRETPQSNFSQDGFEYLAESGFTQMWNSFS, from the exons ATGGCGATGAATTCGCTGAGCATGGTGGAGGCGAGGCTGCCGCCGGGGTTCAGGTTCCATCCGCGGGACGACGAGCTCGTGCTGGACTACCTGGCCAagaagctcggcggcggcggcggcggcgggggcgcggcggtggtGAGCATCTACGGCTGCCCCACGATGGTCGACGTCGATCTGAACAAGTGCGAGCCCTGGGACCTTCCAG ATATTGCGTGCATTGGTGGAAAAGAGTGGTATTTCTATAGCCTTAGAGATAGAAAGTATGCCACCGGCCAGCGAACAAATAGAGCAACTGATTCAGGCTACTGGAAGGCTACCGGGAAAGACCGTCCAATAAGCCGGAAAGGGTTGCTTGTTGGTATGCGCAAAACCCTTGTGTTTTATCAAGGTAGAGCCCCAAAGGGAAAGAAGACCGAATGGGTTATGCATGAATTTCGCATGGAAGGGCAAGGTGATCCAATGAAGTTACCTTTCAAG GAGGACTGGGTCTTGTGTAGGGTTTTCTACAAGAGTAGGGCAACAATTGCAAAGCCGCCCACAGAGAGTAGCAGCTACAATATTGACGCCGCCACAACTTCACTGCCACCCCTCATTGACAACTACAATATTTCCTTTGACCAGCCTGGCTCAGTGCAAAACCTAGAGGGTTATGAGCAAGTGCCCTGCTTCTCCAATAACCCCTCTCATCAGCCATCGTCATCGATGAACGCTCCGCTGTCGTCATCAGCCATGGCTGATCAGGCGGAGCAGCACATGGCCGGGAAGTCAATCAAGGATGTGCTCATGAGCCAGTTCAGCAGGTTCGAAGGCAACGTAGTGAAGAGGGAGACGCCTCAAAGTAATTTCTCCCAGGATGGGTTTGAGTACTTAGCTGAGAGTGGCTTCACGCAGATGTGGAACTCGTTCAGTTAA
- the LOC117851667 gene encoding uncharacterized protein: MASAVASNLAPAAVPYGWLSPRVSFSRDAGDMEAVAVSSPVAVAAMAVATPEPAISKDFIDFEFSLGGSATMLPADELFADGKLLPLRKAAAPLPGPEAPPPAQAAMPAPAEPIKPLRAAAVAAAADGTDPYVFSPKAPSCSSRWRELLGLKRAAAAQSPSAKPSPSPAAAAARTPAARATNSAAARSLKLLLQRNTGRGSGASASDLASAPLLRDSSDSEASLSLASSRFSLSSSSSSSGHDHDDVPRLSLDSAAAADPNPPRLRLVRSSNHRHSTSGSTRAGRSPARRRPSPPPPPRCLSVDSPRMNSSGKIVFQGLERSSSSPCSFHAASKSRSRAVDRSYSSGVRVAPVVLNVPVCSRPVFGFFKDKKDSAAAKDAATAAAAAAARCRSSLGRKAQGWSGELPRSFG, encoded by the coding sequence atGGCCTCCGCCGTCGCGAGTAAccttgcccccgccgccgtgccgtaCGGGTGGCTCAGCCCGCGCGTGTCGTTCAGCCGCGACGCTGGCGACATGGAGGCCGTTGCCGTGTCGTCCCCcgtggccgtcgccgccatggccgtggcCACGCCGGAGCCGGCGATCTCCAAGGACTTCATCGACTTCGAGTTCAGCCTCGGCGGGTCCGCCACCATGCTCCCCGCGGACGAGCTGTTCGCGGACGGGAAGCTGCTGCCGctgaggaaggcggcggcgccttTGCCGGGCCCggaggccccgccgccggcgcaggcggCAATGCCGGCGCCCGCGGAGCCGATCAAGCCCCTCCGCGccgcggcggttgcggcggcggccgacgggaCCGACCCCTACGTGTTCTCGCCCAAGGCGCCCAGCTGCTCCAGCCGGTGGCGCGAGCTGCTCGGGCTCAAGAGAGCCGCGGCCGCGCAGAGCCCCAGCGCGAAGCCCTCGCCCTCGccagctgctgcggcggcgaggacccccgcggcgagggcgacgaactccgcggcggcgaggtcgctcAAGCTCCTGCTCCAGCGGAACACCGGGCGCGGGTCGGGCGCCTCGGCGTCGGACCTCGCGTcggcgccgctcctccgcgACAGCTCCGACTCGGAGGCGTCGCTCTccctcgcctcctcccgcttctcgctctcctcctcgtcctcctcctccggccacGACCACGACGACGTGCCCCGCCTCTCCctcgactccgccgccgccgccgaccccaacccGCCGCGCCTCCGGCTGGTCCGCTCCTCCAACCACCGCCACTCCACGTCCGGCTCCACCCGCGCCGGCCGCAgccccgcgcggcgccgcccttcccctccccctcccccgcggtGCCTCTCCGTGGACTCCCCGCGCATGAACTCGTCGGGCAAGATCGTGTTCCAGGGCCTGGAGCGGAGCTCCAGCTCCCCCTGCAGCTTCCACGCGGCCTCCAAGTCCCGGTCCCGCGCGGTGGACCGGTCCTACTCCTCCGGCGTCCGCGTGGCGCCCGTGGTGCTCAACGTGCCCGTGTGCTCCCGCCCCGTGTTCGGCTTCTTCAAGGACAAGAAGGACTCCGCCGCGGCCAAGGACGCCGCTactgcagcggcagcggcggcggcgaggtgcagGTCGTCGCTGGGGCGGAAGGCCCAAGGGTGGAGCGGCGAGCTGCCGAGATCCTTCGGGTGA